One Arachis hypogaea cultivar Tifrunner chromosome 18, arahy.Tifrunner.gnm2.J5K5, whole genome shotgun sequence genomic window, tgttttcactcttaagcacaattaaaggagaatttacaaaaccatgctatttcattggatacatgagagaaaagttgacaaaaccttctaaattcaacacaagataaaccctaaaaatggcgccattgcaatctccggcaacggcgccattttgatgaatggatttttgacagtttagaatttcactaatgaattctcgttgcaagtatagtttctaaaccaaacaatagtcctttcatacaaaaagttgtttgtcacaagtacaaacccctaaaattataaaccgaagtatttaaacctctggtcgttctccctaggaattgcaataaagtgtcttgttattggttatgagatatgtttttgggtttttggaataagagacatgaaatgtaaatggcaaaggaaataaactaacaaccaaCAAAAAGTccttggcaaaggttggtggtcaagggtctctatcctaatcactaaccacaacataagaattggcaaggatcaacccccttaaatcatcctctaactaataaaggaaagtcaaatgagctatgtcaatccaagtccataaatcctagctctctaccaattcaattagtgagatctagagttaatggctcccaatcatcaattacttggacattagtaactcgagttcctaagttaccttctcaagccaagagcataaaattctactctaaaatccaaccaagcattttatcaaacacttggaaggcaccaaAAGTAAACATAGGAAAAtttcaaggaaagtaaatctacactactcaattgcaaggaattaaacaacaacaaatcaaatgaacaataaaggaacatgaaaacataaattgcattaaagagaaataggagaacaaaagtgcatcaatcataaaagtagagaattataagaattaaatgctaaactagagaaaggagaggtagaagaagaagaattacaaaaggaaaagtaaatctaagcatgaaattaacctagatctaagaattcctaatatagatctaacctaatcctaatcctagagtgaagtgagagcttctctctctaaaactaactttccctccaaaactaatctaaactaaactaatgatgacTAAGTgtttcatccctcttcaatccttggtttaAATAGCataagaaatgagttggattgggcccaaaatgctcctcaaatcactggccacgagttgcattaaataAATCACGTGcagcatcggcgcgtacgcgtacagtgtgcGTGCGCGCCCCTAAACGCAATGCAACTATgataaatcttatatcatttcgaaacctcggatgttagctttcaaacgcaactagaaccgcgtcatttggatctctgtaactcaagttatgattgattaagtgcgaagaggtcggcttgacagcttttgcgattccttcatttcttcatgagttctctatttctacatgctttttcttcattccctcaatctaATCCttacctcctaaatctgaaatcacttaacaaacatatcaagacatctaatggaatcaaggtgaattaaatttagctaatttaagACCTCAaaggcatgttttcactcttaagcacaattaaaggagaatttacaaaaccatgctatttcattggatacatgggagaaaagttgacaaaaccttctaaattcaacacaagataaaccttaaaaatggggtttatcacaatcctcatcatccttctttccatcccgttcattaacaatcccaattcaaaacataattctttttttgataaataaatcaatcttaaaacatataatgtttaaaaacaaatctttttaattaattacttcaaataaaacttccaattttataaaatttcggtagcatctcctctaaaacttggacactggtacccttttcgggtcccaaccaaaccaaaccaaacgccTGTTAATCAGTCAAATCACTTCCAATaaccattatcacaacaacaCTCAATTCAAGGAAATtgcaaaattcagaattcaatcaACCAATCCTATAAATCACAATTTAAACCGACTTCAACCAACAGCATCAATCAATAGTTAAGAATTCTCAGTCTTCTcaaacagtttcaaaccaaaccatTCCTTAAACACTTTTCGAATCgtttccaaaatagcaaatcattctcaataaataacccgttttcaaatatcaagtcctttccaaatttattttaaaataaaattttgatatcaAATTGGGTTTAATATCAAATCAAgtttcaatattaaatcttttctaaaatcaaacCGTTTCCAAAATTAACCTAAAAGGCAATAATAAATCTTCTCTAATAATTCAAGGAAAACCACTTTAACAACATCAATCAACTAATTCAAATATCTAACTTTCTCAATCGATCAGTTTAtcaatcaaactaataatctcattcaaccaaaacaactcaattcaattcataagactcacaaaatcacaaaaatgtattttacgcgttaatatcgatttataacaacccTGTAACGTAAAATAGATTTAAGAAAAACCCTACCTCAAGAAGTCGAACCCATAAACTAAATCCGTCACCAAGAACCCTTACTCTCAGCCCAAAATCAACTGCAGCTTTAACCACAGCAGCTCTAATCACAACATACCACAACCAAAACTCAAACTTATAGCAATTATCATGACAAAACCTCAGTGTAAGATAACGGAATAGCAACTAAAGGGGTTTCAAGGCGGGAACAACTGACTGAAGTTAAGAATAAAAGAAGGAATGGCATAGCAGCAGCTCCGGTGAGCTCCAACAATGGCAGCTGTGGTTGGTGACTACCCAGGCAGTAACGCAGCTCGAAACAGAACCAAAACTAGAACCAAATGGGATTTGGAATTGCAACTGCAGCAACATCACCATCGAACAACAACAGTTTATTCTGACATAAATTAAAAGTAACATGAAATGGCTTTTGGGTGAAACTAAAACAAATTATTATGGTGAAGGAAGCACAAAAAATTCAATCTTACCATGAAAAACAGCAAACCCCAATGGAACAGACGCGGAGCAGAATGGAGAATGGATCCAGGCAGAACAGGGCAGAAATCGAAGCATGATTTCAGCAGTGGAAGGACAGCTCCACTCAACTTCTGCGCGTTATCCTTGAACTCCACGATAACACCTTTAATCAACGGCAATGAGGCTTCGACGATGGTGGCTAGGCAGGACGCGACGGTAGCAAGCTCGCTTCAACGGCTCCTCCTTCCACGACTCCTTCCCTCTCATTCGCTTCAACGACGGCAACGAAGATCCTTCCAGCGGCTGCGTGCGATTCTAACAGCAACAGAGGTGCGGGTGGCGGCAACGGGCTTCATTACTGACAGTGGCAGTGACTGGCGCGAGGATGGCGGTGCTGCGATGGTGAGCTTCTTCCGCAGCGAGGAATGACAGAACAGCGTTGTGCTTCTTCTCCTCTGGCTCGTGGTCGGCGGCTCGGTGGCAGGACACGTCGGCGACTATGATGAGGCGGAACGGGTTGGACGGCAGCAGGgtgcggcggcggcggcggcgagcTTGGACGTGGTCTCCCTCTTCTTTGCAGCCTTCCCCCTCcgatctccctcttctctctttccctttcccctttttttttctttttctttccttccttCCTGTTCCCGTTTTCccattttctttccttctctgCTTTTGTTTCCCttgcaattaggtttagttttggAGAAAGGGGTGGGTGGCGGTGGGGTAGAGAGTTAagattagggtagtttaggtcattttaataaaattaggggtatattgtattaattaaaaatctaatttaatcctttaaaattatttgaaaatattatttgattattaatttattaattaacttttaatcaaatattttaatttaaaattaaatttaatataattaattttctttatttataaaattaaagtattaaattctagaatctctattatttaactaaattgtataaattttttattcttttataactGTTAAGctgtctaatttaaataaaaaaattatttaataattataatattaagtaaaatttctaattcaattgtcaaaatttgatttaattatttttaataaaataatttctaaaaataaagtctttaataataataaataaataaattgaaattaactcatgataatatttttttgaaaattataggtCTTACATATAGTTTTTTAAAGAAATAGGAATATATGACTTCTCCTCCTCGATAAGTCATTCTATTATTTCCGTAAAAAAAGacctcaaaacaaaaaaaaaaaatctactttcaTTATTGGCTCTGTAAAAAAATACTGGAAATACTAAGCCCCACCACCATTCTTACCCAAGGTTCCATCTGCTAGAAGTATTGGCCTTCCACCATTATTTATCTATTGAAAATATTGACCATCCACCaccattttaaaataatattccaTCTGAACCACCTATTGTATATATtcctttcagttttttttttatcattttaccattctatttttattattaaatttgtatttaacatgTGTAGTATAAaatctcagttttaattttattttttttcatgtgattttatttttatatagctgctattatttttatagttagttatagCAAGTTCTTGACCCCAATAAAAGAAGAGGAAATTCtaatagaagtaaaaaaaaataaataaatagtaacaaaatatacattggcatatatttcacatttattttttatctttatctaccatatcatacacaataaaatAGCAAACACTAACTACACAATAATTTCTTTGGCATTACCATCAAGattattgtgaattaaaattttattactatttaccACATACAAGAATACCGTTATGGGTGAAGATGAAGTAGAAGAACCAGTTTTTACCTAAAAAATGGAACTAATAAGAGAgcaaataaagaattaattacctAAACAATTGTAATCTTAGTGATTAAGTTATAGAAAATAAACATTCAATATTgaaaagtatttgttatcatcattattttaatatctattttttgtaaaaaaatgtattttttgaattatttatccaaacactacaactttaaaataagtacttctataactaaaaattcaaatataaaataacttatttataaactgctattaataaaaatatattttaagtttttttttccaaaaaagtttatttaaattGTTTACTGGACCTTAATGATATGTGTTTTTCTATGTAACTTCTTTCTTTGTTACGTTTTCTTTTGGGCCAGGTACATTAATTCTATGTAATGTAGGGGGTGGATAGTAGTCATGCATGTTATATCTAGTGTCTATCATATAAATTGCGGATAATCATAAAAGACAAatcttttgtattattattattattattttttttttttttttacgaaagataggagactcgaactcgcaacttcttaattgagtataaaaagactataccatttgagagctataactcattggcttattattattattattattattattattattattattattattattataaaaagctTGAATACTCATATATATGAATAAAAactgaataatttaaaataagaatttttattttttataatgtaaCGATTATTTCATATTAAATAGTTTTCTTTAGCACGCAGCACCCATCAAGAGTGACAAATCTTACTTGATTTGTGACTTTATTTTCAAGTAATTaacaaaacaataataataaaagaaagttcACAGTAATTTAAATATAAACTTATAATGATATATTAACAATAAGGTGAAGCAGCCTTATTTTCCTTCTCTAATTATCCTTGCTTTCACTCCAAATTTTTGTGGAACATCAATTCCTTTCACATTctctcttcatctccttctttttaGTCttctatattaaattttaatgctGTATTTGCTTGCTCTTCTCGAATCAAAGATGTCGAAtagagttaattaaaaaaataaataaataaactaatatGATTCTCCTAATATGCTAAAGTAAGCTATAGACTTTAGATAGTTTAAAGAATTCCTATAatcagttctttttttttttttaaatcaaagtttcttttcaattatatctattagctaaaaaatatgattttttttttctttttaaaacaataaaataagcTCATTCAAATATTCAGTTACCATTAAAATCATTGGAAGAAGAGCCAATACACAATCTATTGATACTTCCCTAATGAGGCTCAATTTCAGGCAAAATAGTAACCCCAAAAGCTCCAGCAACAATCCTCCAGCAACAATCCTTTAAATTGATGCTTAAATTTTTcattttgtcaaaattaataataactaatataaaatcataaaaaataaatcaaattatattaattacaaaaatcacaataatactataataattaaaattacaaaaatcacATAGAGAATATTactgaaagaaaaaaattgatgaCAATGATGAAAAACGAGAAAGATGGCGAGACTCTCTGGAACCAGGAAGACAATGACGTTCTCTGAAACGTATAAGATGGCGACACTCTCTAACGTGACGACGTTCTCCTCAGCTAGGTGAGGCGTGCGCGAAAGCTGCGGTGACTTTAGCAGCTGGACAGGTGAGATTGAAGAGAAGAGAGTGAGATACAAACACAGAAAAGGAATATAAAGGTTAGGTGAGAAATccatcaaaacaaaaaataaagtgattttttttagtattttttagatattttttgaaatgataaaattaaacaattcgattaatttaaaagaataactTTTGTCTAACATATAAAAAAAGGTATTTTaagtcttttaaaaaattaaataaaaaatattttttatttttattaaattataagaatattttagtaaaattagtgatatgatatatatttttttttaaaaaaaatctaatgctgacgtaaaaaataaaattcacataACTTTTtgttatttgtccatattttaaacgtattGATACGTATGAATTTATTATTGTACCGAAACAAAcatcatattttattatattaacacaattataaataGTAGAGACTTAATTAAATTTTTCTATACGTAATATAGAAATTCCGTTTGAATCTTTTAAAATATAGAGATCTGAAAATTTGACAACTAAAAAGTTAAACATTTTGAAGAAGTTTTATTTAATTCAAGTACTTCCATTCTTGTTTGAATTTTActatttgattcatatttgtcagGGAACAAATAAGATTAAAGCCATAGTTGTTGATGTAAAAGAGGATATCACCGAATGCAATGAGTAGACTGAAGGTTTGTCGAAAATGAAGGATCTTAGCTTGAGCTGCTGATTATACATAAAAAGGAGTACTATTCAGGAGGACTCATCAGATCTCTTTCTAATTATCTGAAGTATCTTTCATGGCATGATTACCCTTTCCCTTCTTTGCCATCAGTGTTTCACCCTTCACAAAGTCTCTTTGAAATGAATTTGCCTCGTAGCAGTATCAAACGCCTATGGGAAGGCCGTAAGTTTAAATAAAAGGACACACTTATTTAGCGTTGTAAACTTGTAATTTAATTAGTAGTCTATCTTATCCTAATTAAGTTCTAGTATAAATAAGTACaaatataaagagacacatcaaTCACATGTGGCTGAAATATTTGTATCATAATCAACCATTTAATTTCTAGAAAAGTCTGGAAAATAACTCATTTAGAAATGAAAATGATATAGGTAGAAAAACAGAACCATCATTTTCGTTATGCGAATAATtttcaatattatttttaaaaataaaaaaaattgttgacttaagagaaaaaggaaaaaacgaAGAACAACAAAGTAGTGGAGAACAAGAACCCTTGTGAATTGTGATTacaaacacacaaaaaaaacaaacaatgaaGGAAAGCCATGGATGCACCTCGCGccctcctccttcttctcctccaCCGCCACCTTTGAACATAGCCATGTATCCATGGTTCGCCATGGGACACCTCACTCCATGTCTCCACCTCTCCAACAAGCTAGCAAAGAGAGGCCACAGAATCTCCTTCTTCATCCCAAGAAGAACAATCTCAAAGCTTCAACACCTAAACCTTCACCCACACCTCATCACCTTCATCCCCATCAACGTTCCTCACGTTCACGAACTTCCTCTTCATGCAGAAACCACATCAGACGTTCCCTTTGCTCTATACACGTATATCGCCACCGCCATGGACCTCACTGAGAAGGACACAGAGCTTCTCCTCAAGGAACTAAACCCACAAATCATTCTCTTTGATTTTCAGCATTGGCTACCAAATTTGGCACGAAGCTTAGGCATCAAGAGTGTCCAATACATGATAGCTTATCCAATTTCGACTGCATACCTCGGAGAAGGAACGAGAAAGACATTAGAATTAACGGAGGACGATCTCAAGAAACCGCCACCAGGGTTTCcttatgatgatgattattcCTTCAAGTTTTATACACATGAACTCCGGTTCTTAGTTGAATCAAGGAAAAACATCGAGTTTGGAAGCGGTGTTCGTTTATACGATCGGTTCTACATCGGTACAAAGCTGGCGGATGCAGTAGGATTCAAAGGTTGCAGACAAATCGATGGGCTTTATGCTGATTACATTGAAACTGTTCTTGGGAAGCCATGTTTGCTTTCAGGGCCTCTTTTGCCAGAGGCATCTGACATAGATTTGGACAAAAAATGGGAATCATGGCTTAATGGATTCAAACCTGGTTCCGTTGTTTATTGCGCTTACGGAAGTGAAACCCAGTTGCAACAAAACCAGTTTCAAGAACTGTTACTTGGTCTTGAACAAACCGGTTTGCCGTTTCTTGCAGCGCTTAAGCCACCGGTTGGGTTTGATTCCATTGAAGAAGCGTTACCAGAAGGGTTTAAAGAAAGAGTTGAAGAAAGAGGAGTTGTGTACGGTGGATGGGTCCAGCAACAATTGGTTTTGGAGCACCCTTCTGTTGGATGCTTCATAACACACTGTGGTTCAGCTTCCATAACGGAGGCTCTTGTGAACACGTGTCAGATTGTCCTGTTGCCACGTTTGGGATCTGATCATATTATGAATGCAAGGATGATGAGTGGAAAATTGAAGGTTGGGGTTGAAGTGGAAAAAGGTGAAGATAATGGGTTTTTTAGCCGAGAGAGTGTGTACAAAGCTGTTAAGACAGTGATTGATGAGGAGAGTGAAGTTGGAAGAGCGGTAAGGGAAAATCATACCAAAATTAGAAACCTTTTACTAAGTGAAAATTTAGAGTCCTCTTGTGTTGATAGTTTCTGTCACAGGCTTAGAGATTTACTTTAAGATCTGataaattaacataaataatttTAGTTTGTGAAATCTATTGTCTTGATACTTAATTATTTAATGTAACAGGTTTTAAACGATGAATCGTGTAAAAATCCGGTATTACTTAGGCTAACCTCCTTTAATATGCATGCTTGTTAATTTATCCTTTTGAGTTATATATTGTATCAATAATGATTAGGaagtactaaaaaataatttaaataatctaaaattattttatttaatattcattaattacagttagaataattatataattttaaatataattacagATGTGagtgtttcaaaaaaaaattactgaGACATTCTCCTACAAGGCAAATCTAACAACGAAATTTATATCTATGattaactaactaaacaaaaatcTGTTTCTACCATGGTTCTGAAAATTGAATCGGACCGGCCAGTTTAACCGGATTAATCGAAAACCGATCACCTAATCAGTCCGGATAAGCTTAGAAACCGTATGACAAAAAACTGATAAAAAAAATCAGTCGAATTGGTGGTTAACCGGTGAATCGGTAGAACCGTCCCGTTTTTTAGCAggtttttggtttaaaaaaaaacCTCTGAACAGCTTCGTTTTGTccctataagaaaaaaaaaaggctaaaTGAACTAAGCTGAACCCTAATCCCTAAATCACCCATCGTactcagcagcaacaacaactcaTCTCTGTTCTCTTCTCTGCCCAAATCCCTTCTCCCTTCTCCCTCACTCTTATCAGTCTCAGTCACCAAAATGGCACAAAATCCCTAACCCACTACGGCGCtacttccctctctctctctcagccaCCAGCCCCTCTCTCTCAGCCAACAGCAGTCACCGCCTCCGCCGTCGCCGAACTCTTCTCGTCAGCCAGAGGGTGCCTCGCCGCCGGCAGCGACAGATAGAAGGTGCTTTGAGCTCTTGGCCGTCCATCCTCGTCTCCTCAACGTCATCGCCTTTGGCCGTCCGTCCTCGTCTTCTCTACATCGTTTTCATCTTCGTCGTGTGGGCTTGCAGATCGAAGCGGGTCGGCTGGATTCCTCCATTGTTGGTGAGTTTACTCGATCCCGTCTGTCTCGCCGTTCCTCCCTTGCCGGTA contains:
- the LOC112772019 gene encoding cyanidin 3-O-galactoside 2''-O-xylosyltransferase FGGT1-like, with protein sequence MKESHGCTSRPPPSSPPPPPLNIAMYPWFAMGHLTPCLHLSNKLAKRGHRISFFIPRRTISKLQHLNLHPHLITFIPINVPHVHELPLHAETTSDVPFALYTYIATAMDLTEKDTELLLKELNPQIILFDFQHWLPNLARSLGIKSVQYMIAYPISTAYLGEGTRKTLELTEDDLKKPPPGFPYDDDYSFKFYTHELRFLVESRKNIEFGSGVRLYDRFYIGTKLADAVGFKGCRQIDGLYADYIETVLGKPCLLSGPLLPEASDIDLDKKWESWLNGFKPGSVVYCAYGSETQLQQNQFQELLLGLEQTGLPFLAALKPPVGFDSIEEALPEGFKERVEERGVVYGGWVQQQLVLEHPSVGCFITHCGSASITEALVNTCQIVLLPRLGSDHIMNARMMSGKLKVGVEVEKGEDNGFFSRESVYKAVKTVIDEESEVGRAPLSLSQQQSPPPPSPNSSRQPEGASPPAATDRRCFELLAVHPRLLNVIAFGRPSSSSLHRFHLRRVGLQIEAGRLDSSIVGEFTRSRLSRRSSLAGSLAACFVPPSVNLVAFALL